TGATGTTGATATCGATAATCTAATTGTGGTATAATGCAGTGCAATGAGCCGCACCGTCGTTGCGAACCCGTGGGCAAACGGTCAGTGCGAGTGAATGATTGCGAAGACGCCAGGCAGGATTTACCAGATAAAGACCGCACGCGGGATTGTTCGGAATCTGGTTGATCCTGTTAATCCTGTCCAAAATTCTCCCTTGAAAACCCTGTGAGTCCGAAGGCGCCGGGCGCGCAAATGTTAGCCGCGACGAGTGGCGGGTGCCGTTTTCACCGGGGGAATTGAGGTGCGAGGGCGGCCGGTCACGAAATGTTAGCAAATGTTACTCGCGAGTTCGGACGTTTGGTCCGGCGTCGCGCGTCCAGTGCGGGTGAACGGTTTCTGATTGTTCGTGTAACAGACCGGGCGGGCACGTTAGGAGGTACGGGGCGGTTCGTCATACCAGATCGATCCTCTCCATGTAACGGGTTGCGCCGGGCGTCACTTCCCCGGTCAAACAAGGACGTGTAGATTTCTCCTTGTGGGCCACGTGGGAAAGTGACAAAATCGGTCGGGTGCGCCGGTTGTGCGTTGCGTTCCGGTCACGGACAGAAATGGGAACCACCATGCGTGGCTACAAAATGCGGCTGCTGTCCTGCGCGTTGCTCGTCACACTCGTCGCGTGGCTCGTGTCGTGGGGCGGGCACGCGGCCCACGGGCAGTTCGGTGCCGTGGCCCAGCCCGTCGCCCCGGGGCAGAAGGACGTTAAGGGCAAAGAAAAGAAGGACGATCGATCGGAGCTCGACGAGAGCCTACCGTTCGCCCCGCCTTACGAGCGAGATGCCAAGAGCAAGCTCAAGGCCGCCCGCGACTATCTGGCGTTCAAAGAGCCGCCGTACAACACCATTTGTCCGCTGCTCCAAAATATTCTCGACGCGCCGAGCGACTCGTTCTTCGACGTGAAGTACAAGGTCGGCAACGAGACCCGCGTCAACCGCATCAGCGTGAAGACCGAGGCGAACCGCATTATCGCGGACTTCCAATCCGAGGGGCTCCAGTTCTACCAGCAGGCCTACGGCGCGACCGCGGCCGGCCTCCTCGACAACGCGATCGAGGCCAAGGGCGACGTGGCGATTCTCGCCGACGTGTCGCAGCGCTACTTCCACACCCGGGCCGGGGCCGAGGCGACCGTACTCCTCGGCACGCTCTACCTCGAGCGCGGGAACTTCCTCGAAGCGGCTTACGCCTTCGAGCGCCTGCTCCCGCGCAAGGACGTGGACGAGATCCTCACCCCACTCACACTCTTCAAGACCGCACTGGCGTTCAAGCGCAGTCCCGATCCCCGGCACAGCGAATTGTACAAGGAGGCCCAGGAGAAGCTCCTGAAGGCTACCCGAGACGGGGTCGCGATCGGGCGCAAGAAGTACACCCCGGAAATGATCCGCGCGGAACTGGACCGGCCCATCGAGTTGTTGCAAGCCAACGCCGTGGTCGGCGAGTGGGGCACCAAGGGCGGCAACGCGGCGCGCAACGCGATTGTGGACGGCGGCCCGCCGTTCCTCGACAAGGTGTTCGGGTTCCCGATGTTCTACGACGGCGACGACGAGGCCAACCTCTGGATCAAGGGCGAACTGGACCGGCTCTTCGCCCGCGACGGCAAGTCCAAGAGCGTCCCGCTCCCGGGGACGTTCCCGGTCACCACGGCCGACCTCATCGTGTTCCGCACCTACGACGGCGTCTACGCGGTCGCGACCCGGGACCGCGTGGCGAGCGGGCGCGTCGTCCGCGCGGGCGAGATCGCGTGGCGCTCGAAGACGACGGCCGGGCTGCACCAGTTGATTAAGAGCGACGGTACCAACGACGTGGACATGTCCCGCGACGTGAAGGCGTGGTGGACCACGTACAACAGCAAACCGGTCAACGTGTCCAGCATCTTCTACGAGAACCCGCTCATCGGCTCCCTGGCCCACGACGGCCAGAGCGTCTACTTCGTGGACGACCTCGCGATCACCCCGCCCCCGGTCTTCAACAACCCGGAGTTCGGGATCAACAACGGGCCGCAGTTCCGACACAGCGGCGACCTCGCGGGCATGGTTCGCGCCGGGCGCCTGGCCGCGGTGGACCTGAGGAGCGGGAACCTCAAGTGGGAACTCGGCCGGGTGAAGGAGTCCTCGAACGACTCGAAGGCTCAGCCGCTGCCCGCGCCCCTCACTGAGGAAGAGGCCGACAAGACCACGGACGTGTTCCGACTGTGCCTCGACTCGGTGTTCCTGTGCCCGCCGCTCCCGCTCAACGGGCGGCTCTATGTGCTGATCGAACAGTCCGGGGTCATCCGGCTCCTGTGCCTCGACCCGAAGAACCTCCAAAAGGTGCCCGGTCCGGACCCGACCCCGAAACCGGCGCTCGTGTGGAGCCAGAAGCTCGGCAAGCCTAATAACACGCTCCCCACCGACTCGGTGCGCCGGTACCAGAGCACGGCCCTCGCTGCCAGCGACGGGATCGTGGTCTGCCCGACCAACTGCGGCGTCGTCGTCGCGGTGGACGCCCGGTCCCGGAGCCTGCTCTGGGCGCACGGGTACCGGAAACTCACTCAGAACAGCCAGCCCACGATCGACCGGAACACGGGCATGCCGGTGATCTCGGCCCAACTCAAGACCGACCGGTGGCGCTCGTCGGGGCCGATCGTCAGCAACGGGCGCGTGGTTCTCACGGCTTACGACTCGGACTTCCTGCAGTGCCTCGACCTGCGCTCGGGTAAGGTACTGTGGGAGGTTCCGAAGGAGGGCACCGACCTGTACGTCGGCGGTGTGGTCAACGACCGGGTCATCGTGGTCGGGACCAACCAGATCCGGGCGTACCACCTGACCGGTGAGGACAAGGGGACGCAGCGGCCGAAGGTCGCGTGGGCGCCCGTGACGATCCCCGCCCCGACCGGGCACGGGGCCGTCGGGCGCAACGCCTTCTACGTCCCGGTGCGGCAGGACACGGCCGGGCGCGACGCGGTCCCGGCCGGGGAGATCTGGGCCGTCAGCGTCGAGGACGGCAAGATCGTTTCCAAGACCGCGGCCCGGAAGCGCAACGACACCACCGAACTCGCCAAGTACGGGATCGGGAACCTGGTGTTCCAGGACGGTTTGGTGTTCGCCCAATCGCCGTGGGAGGTCGCGGCGTACCCGCAACTGGAACTCAAGATCGCGGAGATGAACAAGCTCCTCGATAAGAACCCCAAGGACCCGCTCGGGTTGCTCACCCGGGGCGAACTGCGTCTCGACGACGGTAAGCTCCAGGAGGCGATCGCCGACTTCAAGGAGGCCGAGAAGAACAACCTGCCGCCCGAGAAGCGCCCGCTCCTGCGCGACAAACTCTACATCGTGTACACCGAACTGCTCCGGGCCGATTTCGGCGCGGGCGAGGCGCACCTCAAAGAGTACGAGGCGCTGTGCGAGATCCCGCCGGTCTCGACGGAGACCCCGGAGGACAAGGTCCGCCGCGAGGACGAGATCAAGCGCCGCAAGCGCCTCCACTACTACCTGCTGGCGCGCGGGCGCGAGACCCAGGGGCGCCTCAGCGAGGCGTTCGACCACTACCTCGCGCTCGCGAACCTGGGCGAGGGCAAGCAGTTGCTCGAAACGCCCGACGAGCCGAACGTGCGCATGCGCCCCGACGTGTGGGCGCGCGGGCGCATCGAGGCCATGATCCGCCGGGCCGCGACTCCCGAGGCGAAGAAGTCGCTCGAGGTGCGCGTCGTCAAAGAGTGGAACGCGGTCAAGGACGGGAGCAACTTGCAGCGGCTCCGCGAGTTCGTCGCGGTGTTCGGCCCGTTCTTCGACACCGGGACCGAGGCCCAGTTCAAGCTCGCCGACGTGCTGCTCGCGACCAACAACGACGCCGACGCCCGCGAAGCGCAGACGCACCTGTCGCAGCTCCGCGTGGTCTCCGACGACCCGAACGTCCGCGCCCGGGCCACCGAAGCGCTGGCACAAGTGATGATTAAGAACCGCATGATGGAGGACGCGGTCGGGCTGTACCTCCAGCTCGGGAAGGAGTACCCGAACGTCGTCATCCGCGACGGGAAGACCGGGAGCGACTTCCTCACGAACCTGCTCACGGACAAGCGCCTGCTCCCGTTCCTGGAGCCGAGCCGCTACCCGCTCCCGGCCCGTGTGAAGGCCGAGCAGCGCGAGCCGGCCAGTTCGCAGTACTACGGCCAGCAGTTCGAGGTCGAGTCCCCGACCGACCTGTTCCCCGCGTACCGCCAGTACCGGTTCACCCTCGACCAGAACGTCTCCGGCAACGGGTCCTGGGCGCTCCGCGGGTTCGACCGCTCCACCGGCAACGAGCGCGTCCGGTTCCCCAACATGGCGAACCAGAACCTGTACTCGAGCAGCGGCGGCGCGATCCCGTGGTCCAAGTTCGTTCAGGGGAACGGGCACCTGATGCTCGTCCAGATGGGCATGACGGTGTACTGTTTCGACCTGGCCGAGAAGAAGGAGCTGTGGAACAAGAACCTGCTCCCCGGCGAGCCGCTCCAGCCGAACATGAGCTACGCGGTCGAGATCACGCCCGACGGCGAGTGCGAACTGCGGCTGGCCAACGGCGTGAAGGTGCCGATGGGTCGGGCCACGGTGCTCCAGTCGAACTACGTGTGCCTCCTGACGTCCGAGGGGTTGGAGGCCATCGAGCCGACGACCCGGCGCGTGCTGTGGACGCGCCAGGGGGTGCCGGAGCGGACCAACGTTCACGGCGACGGGCGGTACATCGTGCTGGTGGAAACCGAATCGGGCGGGGGTCACAAGCCCGTCTCGACGAAGCTGCTCCGGGCCGTGGACGGGATGCAGGTCGAGAACTCGCCGGACTCCGGGCGCGTGCTCGCCAACGCCAAGTCGTACCGCATCATCGGGCGCACGGCGCTCATCGCGTCGGGCACGGGCGACCAGCCCCGCGCGCTGCGCCTGTACGATCTCGCGACCGGGAAGGACGTGTGGAAGAAGGAGTACGACGCGAAGGCGGTCCCGATCTCGTCGCCGCTCAACCCCGACTGGACCGGGTTCGTCAAGTCCGACGGCACCGCGGAGATCTTCTCCGTGCGGACCGGCGAGGTGATCGCGGCGCTCAAGATCGACCAGAAGAACGTCGCGTCTCACCTGAAGGCGTGTTCCGGGGCGCAGGTGCTCGCGGACGGGGACCGGTACTACTTGATCCTCGACCAGGAGGCCAACGCGGGCCGGCAGCTCAACATCGCTTCAATGGTCCGGTCCCAACGAGTCAACGGCCCCATTTACGCCTTTGACCGCGGGACCGGCAAGCGGCTCTGGGTGTACGAGGGGGTTCTCGACAACCAGCAGATCATCCTCGAACAGTTCAACGAACTGCCAGTGATTATGGCCGCCGCGGTAGCGATGAACCCGAACGGCGGGCAATACGTCCACAACGTGGTGGTGATCGAAAAGGAGCGCGGGCGCCTGCTCTTTAACAAACCGCTGGGTTACAACGGGAACCAGTTCAATTTAATTGTGGACTCGAAGAACGGGACGATTACTCTGAACCGATACGACGTGTCGGTCCGCATTCAGGCCGACGAGAAGAAGCCCGACGACGCGAAAAAGTAAGTGATTTTGGTGCATCCGGTCGTTGTTGGTGCTCACATTTGAAGATCGATTCCGGACGTTGGTGTCACAGATTGTGACGCCAACATCCGGAGCCGATTTGTCACGCTTTTCCTCAACCGATTGGAAATCCCGGCGTTCGTACCCGGTTTTCTTCCCCTCTCCGATTCGGTGGTCAATCACTGCCCACTGCTGTTAATCTGTTGTCCCTCGGTCGTCTTCTACCCGTACCCCACGTTCCGAACGATCCCTCGCAGGTCGAACGACGGTGGGTTCCCGTGGGAGAGTCTTCATGCCTCGCAGCTGGTTGCTCGCGACCCTGGCGGCGTGTGTGGTGGGCGGCGTGATCGCCGTTCCCGCACCCCAACCGGCCTGCGCTGCCGACGACAAGGACAAGGAACAGAAGAAGGCCATCGAGAAGGCGGTGGAACGGGGACTCGAGTACCTGAAGAAGACTCAGGCCCAGGACGGCCACTGGGAAGCGCAGGGGGGGCAATACCCGACCACGATGACCGCGCTTTCGGGTATGGCGTTCCTCATGGAAGGCAGCACGCTCAAGGAAGGTAAATACTCCGATCAGGTGAAGAAGGCCGTCGATTGGTTCCTCGCCCCGGCACGCCAGCAAGCCAACGGCATGCTCGGCGACGTCCGCAACCCCACCGAATCGACCCGGTACATGTACGGTCAGGGTTTCGGGACGATGTTCCTGGCGAGCGTGTACGGGGAAGAGGAAGACAAGGAGCAGCGCGAGAAGCTCGAGAAGCTGCTGAAGAAGGCGGTGGAGTTCATCTGCAAGGCCCAGACCCTCAAGAAGCACCGCAAGGCCGAGGGCAAGGACGTGGACATCGGCGGGTGGGGTTACGTCAGCGCCGCCGACGGGGGGAACTTCGACGAAGGGTCCGTGACCATCACCGCGCTCCAGGGGCTACGCGCGGCGCGGAACGCGGGGATCCCGGTTCCCAAGGAGAACATCGACAAGGCCGTGAACTACCTCGAGGCCTGCACCACCACCGACGGCGGTATCATCTACAACTACCTGGGTGGTGTGGCCGGTCGCGGACAGGAGCGCCCGCCGCTGACGGCCGCGGCGATCTGCTGTGGGTTCAGCGCGGGTCAGTACAAGACCGAGCTTCCTAAGCGCTGGCTCAAATACTGCAAGGACCACGAGAGCACGTTCCTGGCGAAGGGTCGCCAGGCTCACGACGAGTACCAGACGTACTACTTCGGTCAGGCCATGTACTCACTGGGCGACGAACGGTACGGGGAGATGTTCCCGGACCAGAAGGAAAAGGACAAGTGGCTCTCCTGGGCGCGGTTCAAGGACTGCTACTTCCCACAAATCCTCGACAACCAAAACAAGAACAGCGGTTCCTGGGAGCAGAGCTCCATTTCGCCCGTCTACGTGACGAGCATCAATCTGTGTTTGCTCCAATTAGATAAGGGCATTCTGCCCATCTACCAGCGCTGACTGTGTTGTGTCGACCGGCGGGGTTGTACCGACCCTGCCTGCCGGCACACTTTGCCCGAGCGGTAAAGTCGCACTTTGTACGCGACGAGATCACCCGGCAAAGTGTATTGTGATCCTCACACTCGACCCCCTTTACCCAAATTCCTGAGAGCGAAGCAGCGATGAGCACCCCCGGGCAAATGGCGCAGAGCGAAGTCGACTCCATTCACAAGCTCAAGACGGCGTTCGATAACATCAAGAAGCAGTTGACCCGCGTCATCGTCGGTCAGGACCAGGTGATCGAGGAACTGCTCATCGCCCTCTTCAGCAAGGGCCACTGCATGCTGGAAGGCGTGCCCGGGCTGGCGAAGACGCTCATGATTAGCACGCTCTCGCGGTGCTTGTCGCTCGAATTCAGCCGCATCCAGTTCACGCCCGACCTGATGCCCGCCGACATCACCGGCACGGACTTCATCGAGAAGAACCCGGCCACCGGGTCGTTCGAGCTGCTGTTCCGGCCCGGTCCGCTGTTCTCGAACATGGTGCTCGCGGACGAAATCAACCGGACCCCGCCCCGCACCCAGGCCGCGCTCCTCGAAGCGATGCAGGAGCGCCAGGTGTCCGTCGGGCGCGTGCGCCACAAACTCGCGAACCCGTTCTTCGTGCTCGCGACTCAGAACCCGATCGAACAGGAAGGGACGTACCCGCTGCCCGAAGCTCAGCAGGACCGCTTCATGTTCAAGGTGTACGTCCACTACCCGTCGTTCAACGAGGAGTTCGAGATCGCCCGGCGCACGACCGGGGTGGTGTCGGACGAGATCACCCCGGTGCTCTCCGGCGAGCAGATCCAGGAGATCCAGACGCTGGTCCGTAAGGTGCCGGTGACCGACCACGTGATCCACTACTGCCTCGCGCTCGTGCGCCAGACGCGCATCGGGGAGCCGGGCACGCCGAAGTTCATCAAGGACTGGTTGAGTTGGGGCGCCGGTCCCCGCGCGGTGCAGAACCTGATCCTCGGGGGCAAGGCCCGCGCGCTGCTCTACGGCCGCGCCCACGTGACCACCGAGGACATCAAGGCCCTCGCGCTCCCGATCCTCCGGCACCGCATCCTGACGAACTTCACCGCCGCGTCCGAGGGCGTGACCACCGACGTGGTCATCAAGAAGCTGGTCGAGGAGACCCCGGAGAAAGAGGGGGCGCTGCTCGGCGACCCCAGGTTCCAGAAGATGTTCGCGTCGTAAGTGGGTTCGGGGTCCGGGTTCCGCGCGCCAAGTCGGGAACCCGGGCCTATTTCTGGTGCGCCACTTGGAAACGGCCCCATCGGACCCATTGGAACTGAATCGTCATGGCCAAGCGCAGCGACTCCGACAACCCGCGCCGGTTCCTCGACCCGAAGGTGATCGCCCGCATTTCGCAGCTCGACCTACGGGCGCGCCAGGTGGTCGAAGGGTTCCTGTCGGGGATGCACAAGAGCCCCGTGTACGGGCAGAGCGTGGAGTTCGTCCAGCACCGCGAGTACATGCCCGGCGACGACCTGCGCCGCATCGACTGGAAGGTGTGGCAGCGGTCCGATAAGTTCGTGATTAAGCAGTACGAAGCGGAGACGAACTTGCGCTCCTACGTGGTCGTGGACGCGAGCGAGTCCATGCTCTACGGGGCGGACAAGCACCGCAAAGCGGGCACGCTGTACAAGTACGACTACGTCGCGACGGCCGCCGCGTGTCTCGCGTACATGACCGTCAAGCAGCAGGACTCGTGCGGGCTCATCACGTTCGACTCGGACGTGCGCGAGGCGATCCCGCCCCGCAGCTCGGTGCGCCACATGGACGCCGTGACCAAGGCGCTCCACGTGTCGAACCCGCGCGAGAAGACCGACATGGTCAAGATCATGCGCCAGGTCGCGGAGAGCATGCCGAGCCGCGGGCTGGTGCTCGTGTTCTCGGACCTGCTGTGCGACCGGGAGGGGATCTTCAAGGGGCTGGAGATGCTCCGGCACCGGCGCCACGACGTGATGATGTTCCACATCCTCGACGACGACGAGCTGCTGTTCCCGTTCTCCGGGATGACGAAGTTCGAGGGCCTCGAACAGCTCCCGGACCTGTTGTGCGACCCGCGCTCGCTCCGCGAGGGGTACCTGGAAGAACTGGAGCTCTACCTCACCGAGGTGCGCCGCGGGTGTACCCGGATCGGGGTCGACTATACGCTCCTCCGCACCAGTGATTACATGGACGCGGTCCTCTCGAAGTTCCTCTTCCAGCGGATGTCCACGCGGGCACCGGCCCGGCGCTGACCCGAACGCACCGACTACCGCCCGGCGCAGCCCGGGACACTGGCCCGCTCCCTAAACCGGTGAAGCGAGCCGCGCGGCACCCCGAACCGACCACCGACGCCGAGACCCGCACCGATGCTCTCGCAGTTCCTCAACCCGTGGACGTTCCTGGCCGGGGCGGTCCTCGTCAGCGTGCCGATCATCATCCACCTGATCAACCGGATCCGGTACCGGCGCGTCAAGTGGGCGGCGATGGAGTTCTTGCTGAAGGCGCAGAAGCGCATGCGCCGGCGCAAGATCCTGGAGCAACTGCTCCTGCTCCTCCTGCGCTGCCTGCTCGTGTTCCTCGTGGGCGTCCTGTTCGCGCGGTACATCGGCGGGTGCGGCGGTAAGGAGGGGATGGAGACGCGGGCGACCACGCACCTCGTCATCCTCGACGATACCCCCAGCATGGCCGATGCGTGGCGCCGGGACGACGGCACCCCGACCGACGCCTTCGGCGAGGCCAAGCGGCTCGTTTACGAGAAGCTGATGCCGGCCACGGCCGAGGCGACGACCAACCAGACCATGCAGGTGATGCGGCTCTCGGAACTCGACAAACCGTTCCCGGCGAAGACCGACGACGCGAAGGTGAACGCGCTGGCGACCGACGCGATGGAGGGGCACTTGAAGCCGCTCCAGGTGTCCACCGTCCGAAAGAGCCTCAAAGACGGCCTCGACGCGGCCCGCGCGCTGCTCGGCAACGCCCCCCCGACCAACGCGAAAGTGGTCCACGTGATCTCCGACACGCGGAACATCGACTGGACCGAGGACGGTGACACGATTAAGGGCAAGCTCACGGAACTGAAGGATCTCGGGGTCACGGTCCACTTCATCGACGTGGTGAGCCCCGCGCGCAAGCCGGACCGCAAGTCCCCGCAGTCCAGCAACAACGTGTCCATCATCGAGGTCAAACCGCGCAACCGGATCGTCGCGGCCAACCAACAAACCGACATCGAGGTCCGGGTCAAGAACTTCGGATCGACCGACCTCAAGGAGGTCCGGGTCGACTTCTACCTCAACGGGGTCAAGGACACGATCCCGTCGATGGTGTTCTCCAGCCTCCCGGCCAATCAGGAGAAGGTCCAGTCGTGCCAGGCGACGTTCACGCAGACCGGGTCGCGCGACCGCCCACTGGACCGGTTCAACCTCGTGACCGCGGCCCTCGCGACCGTCGAGGCCGGTGACTTCGCGGCCGACAACGTGCGCCACACGGTCGTCGAGGTGCGCCCGAAGCTCCAGGTGCTCGTGGTCGACGGGCGCGTCGACAAGCGCGACAAGCAGGAGGGCGACAGCTTCTACCTCCGCAAACTGTTCATCGACTCGTTCGGCGGGATCGACTGGGTCGCGACCGAGGCCCCGAGACTCGACGGTATCGACCTGCGCCCGTTCACCACCGTGTACCTGCTCAACGTCCCGCAACTCAGTGCGGCCGCGGTCGATAATCTCGACCGGTTCGTTAAGGGCGGTGGCGGCGTCGGGGTGTTCCTCGGGCCGGACGTGAAGCCGGAAGAGTACACCGCACGGATGTACAAAGACGGGCAGGGGTTCTTCCCCGTACCCCTATCGAGCAAGGAACCGGTCGTACTGACGGACGACCAAAAAGTCGCCCGCGAGATCGCGTTCGGGAAGCGCGTGATCCTCCGGAACCCGACCAACCGGATGCACCCGGCCCTGTACTCGATCTACACCAACGAGCGCGGGGGGACCGCGAAGGACAGCGAGGTCGAACGGTACTTCTTGTTCACCAACATCGACTCGTACTGGCCGGTAGCCCGGCGCGGGAGCTGGCGCGACAGCGAATCGGTGAAGGAACTGTACTGTATGCCGAACGAGAAGCCGATCGCGGAGTTCGAGCAGGAGGCCAAGGATCTGGTGCGGGCCGTTCGGGGCAAGTCCGGCGACGCGAAGTTCGAGAAGGCCCGCAAGTTCCTGACCCCGCTCCTCAGGAGCATCGAAGAGACCCCGGCCCAGGTCGGCGTGCCGCTCTCGCTGCTCGCGCGGCACCTGGACCAGTTGCTCTGCGACCAGATCAACGACGGCGACGAGAGCGAACCGGTCCTGCGCGACTTCTGGAACCAGCCCGAACTGGCCGAGATCAAGCCGCTCGCGCTGCAGCTCCGGGACAAGGCCAAGTTCGGCGACCCGCTGTACATCACGAAGGAGCACGGGCGCGGGCGCGTCGCGGTGATGACCACCGACGCCGGCGGCACGCACGCGGGCAACAAGCAGTGGACCGACTGGCCCTCGGGCAAGGGCAGCCCGGGCTGGGTGGTCGTGGTGAGCGAGATGCAGAAGTACCTGGCCGGTGGCGGCGGCGAAGAGAACTTGTCGCTCGGCGACCGGTTCTTTACTGAGTTCGAGGCCGCGCGGTACAAACCGTCCACGGTGCGCCACCTGTTAACGTTCGACCCGGTCAAGTCCGAAAAGCCCGCGGGCGGGTTGAACCCCAAGGCGCTCGGCGATCAGGCCCTCGACCAGCCCGCGAACGCGGTCGACGCGGCCCCGGACGCCCCGCGGCGCCCGTTCCAGTTGTCCTACGCCGACGCGAAGGTGCCCGGGGCGTACATCTTCAGCCTGACGCGGCTCAAGGGCGACAAGGACCCGCCCGGCACACCCGCGGAGCAGCCGGACTACGCCGTCGTTGCGTTCAACGTGGACGCGAAGCGCGAGGGCGACCTGACCCGCGCCAACACCGACGACCTCGGCCAGTGGACCGACAAGGCCCCGCTGCACAACATCGAAGACCTGTCGTGGATCGACCAGCTCAAGCAGAAGCCGACCGACCTGTCGAGCCGGCGCTGGCTGTACCTGCTCGTCCTGCTCCTGCTGATCGCGGAACAGGCCTGGGCGGTGCGGATGAGCTACCACGCGAAGCCGGAAGACCTGGACCTGCTGGCCCCCAGTGCGGCGGCCGCGTTCGCTCACACAACGGCCGCGCCGCAGGTGCAGGCCAGTGAGCCCGCGGTCTCGGCTTAAACGGCCCGCGCGCCGTGGGTGTTACGGCGCGCCAGAACACCAACACACGAACCAACACGACCGGACACCCGCGAGCAGGCGATGAACGAAACAACGACGACCAAAAAGAGCGAGTTCGTGTTCCGGCGACTGTCCGACTCGTTCGACCAGTTCACCGGCGACGCGACGGCCGCGTTCGTCGGGAACATCTACTGTCAGGTACTTCTGGCGCTCGTGGTGCTGGCGCTGGTCGCGCGCGTCACCTACAAGTACGCGAGCGCCCACAAACTCCAGCCCGGCGCGAAGGACCCGCTCGCCGCGCGCCTCCGGCTCGGGTTCTGGCTGGCGCTGATCGGGTACGTCGCGGTCGGGATGTACTTCTACAACATCCGTGATTCCGAGCCGTCCAAGGGGACCGGCGACACGCTCGCGACGACCGGCACCGGCAACGTCGTGAAGTGGTACGCGCTCACCATCGGGCTGTTCGCCCTGGGGACGGTCTTCGTCGCCCTCATGTACGTCCGGGACTCCCGGACCGTGCGCTGGTACTTCGCCGCGCCGCTCGCGCTCCTGCGGATCACGGTGTACGCGATCCTCGCGCTCGTGTTCCTGCTCCCCGCGATCCAGACCTGGGAGGACACGAACAAACAGTCCCGCGTCGTGGTCCTGCTCGACATCAGCCCGAGCGTGACCGAGGTGACCGACGAGATCGGCTCCGCGGCGTCGAAGAAGTCCCGGACCCGGATGGACGTGCTCATCGAGTTCCTCACGGACGAGAAGATCGCGTTCATGAAGAACCTGTTGGAGAAGAACCCGGTCGCGGTGTACGCCTTCGGCACGCGGCTCGACGAGTCCCCGACGATGGTGGCCCAGAGTGACGCGGTGTGGTCGAAGGCGGACTGGGAGGCGTTCCGCAAGTACGATTTCAAGCCGTTCGTGCTCCGCGGGCTCTCGGACGAGGGCAAGAAGAAGCTCGCCGAGGGGCGCGAGTGGGGCGACGGTCCCGGAACGGCGGACTGGGCACAGGCGTGGTTCGCGAAAAAGGCCGACGCGGAACTGAAGTCGTTCGCGAACCTCGAATCCGATGACGACGTCACTGTTCTTCGCAAGAACCTTGAAAAGCTCGACAAGCGCATTGACGTGGCCCGCACCATCACGCTGGGCACCAACGTGCCCGATTCGATCTCCGCGGCGATCAACCGCGAGTCGGCCAACATGGTGCAGGGCATCATCGTCCTGTCGGACGGGCGCAGCAACCTCGGCTCGGATTCGAGCATCATCGAGCTCCGGAGCCACGCGCTCCGCGAGAAGATCCCGGTGTTCACGATCACGGTGGGCGAGGAGCGGACCTCGGCCGCGATCACCATCACCGACGTGCAGGCGCCCGACAGCGCACCGATCGACGAGGCGTGGAAGATCATCGTCGAGGCCGACGGAGTGAACCTGCCGGGTAAAGAGGTCGAAGTAACGCTCGACCTCTGGTTGCCCGGCCGCGACGTGAAGGTCATACCACCGGATCAACAGATCACCCAGAAACTCGTGTTCGCGCCGGGCGACCCGCCGCACGGCCAGACCGAGTTTGTCATCGACCCGGCCAAGTTGCCCGAAACCCTCACGGTGGACTCGAAGGACGCGGCCATCAAGAA
This region of Gemmata massiliana genomic DNA includes:
- a CDS encoding outer membrane protein assembly factor BamB family protein; this encodes MRGYKMRLLSCALLVTLVAWLVSWGGHAAHGQFGAVAQPVAPGQKDVKGKEKKDDRSELDESLPFAPPYERDAKSKLKAARDYLAFKEPPYNTICPLLQNILDAPSDSFFDVKYKVGNETRVNRISVKTEANRIIADFQSEGLQFYQQAYGATAAGLLDNAIEAKGDVAILADVSQRYFHTRAGAEATVLLGTLYLERGNFLEAAYAFERLLPRKDVDEILTPLTLFKTALAFKRSPDPRHSELYKEAQEKLLKATRDGVAIGRKKYTPEMIRAELDRPIELLQANAVVGEWGTKGGNAARNAIVDGGPPFLDKVFGFPMFYDGDDEANLWIKGELDRLFARDGKSKSVPLPGTFPVTTADLIVFRTYDGVYAVATRDRVASGRVVRAGEIAWRSKTTAGLHQLIKSDGTNDVDMSRDVKAWWTTYNSKPVNVSSIFYENPLIGSLAHDGQSVYFVDDLAITPPPVFNNPEFGINNGPQFRHSGDLAGMVRAGRLAAVDLRSGNLKWELGRVKESSNDSKAQPLPAPLTEEEADKTTDVFRLCLDSVFLCPPLPLNGRLYVLIEQSGVIRLLCLDPKNLQKVPGPDPTPKPALVWSQKLGKPNNTLPTDSVRRYQSTALAASDGIVVCPTNCGVVVAVDARSRSLLWAHGYRKLTQNSQPTIDRNTGMPVISAQLKTDRWRSSGPIVSNGRVVLTAYDSDFLQCLDLRSGKVLWEVPKEGTDLYVGGVVNDRVIVVGTNQIRAYHLTGEDKGTQRPKVAWAPVTIPAPTGHGAVGRNAFYVPVRQDTAGRDAVPAGEIWAVSVEDGKIVSKTAARKRNDTTELAKYGIGNLVFQDGLVFAQSPWEVAAYPQLELKIAEMNKLLDKNPKDPLGLLTRGELRLDDGKLQEAIADFKEAEKNNLPPEKRPLLRDKLYIVYTELLRADFGAGEAHLKEYEALCEIPPVSTETPEDKVRREDEIKRRKRLHYYLLARGRETQGRLSEAFDHYLALANLGEGKQLLETPDEPNVRMRPDVWARGRIEAMIRRAATPEAKKSLEVRVVKEWNAVKDGSNLQRLREFVAVFGPFFDTGTEAQFKLADVLLATNNDADAREAQTHLSQLRVVSDDPNVRARATEALAQVMIKNRMMEDAVGLYLQLGKEYPNVVIRDGKTGSDFLTNLLTDKRLLPFLEPSRYPLPARVKAEQREPASSQYYGQQFEVESPTDLFPAYRQYRFTLDQNVSGNGSWALRGFDRSTGNERVRFPNMANQNLYSSSGGAIPWSKFVQGNGHLMLVQMGMTVYCFDLAEKKELWNKNLLPGEPLQPNMSYAVEITPDGECELRLANGVKVPMGRATVLQSNYVCLLTSEGLEAIEPTTRRVLWTRQGVPERTNVHGDGRYIVLVETESGGGHKPVSTKLLRAVDGMQVENSPDSGRVLANAKSYRIIGRTALIASGTGDQPRALRLYDLATGKDVWKKEYDAKAVPISSPLNPDWTGFVKSDGTAEIFSVRTGEVIAALKIDQKNVASHLKACSGAQVLADGDRYYLILDQEANAGRQLNIASMVRSQRVNGPIYAFDRGTGKRLWVYEGVLDNQQIILEQFNELPVIMAAAVAMNPNGGQYVHNVVVIEKERGRLLFNKPLGYNGNQFNLIVDSKNGTITLNRYDVSVRIQADEKKPDDAKK
- a CDS encoding prenyltransferase/squalene oxidase repeat-containing protein, with the translated sequence MPRSWLLATLAACVVGGVIAVPAPQPACAADDKDKEQKKAIEKAVERGLEYLKKTQAQDGHWEAQGGQYPTTMTALSGMAFLMEGSTLKEGKYSDQVKKAVDWFLAPARQQANGMLGDVRNPTESTRYMYGQGFGTMFLASVYGEEEDKEQREKLEKLLKKAVEFICKAQTLKKHRKAEGKDVDIGGWGYVSAADGGNFDEGSVTITALQGLRAARNAGIPVPKENIDKAVNYLEACTTTDGGIIYNYLGGVAGRGQERPPLTAAAICCGFSAGQYKTELPKRWLKYCKDHESTFLAKGRQAHDEYQTYYFGQAMYSLGDERYGEMFPDQKEKDKWLSWARFKDCYFPQILDNQNKNSGSWEQSSISPVYVTSINLCLLQLDKGILPIYQR